From a single Candidatus Thorarchaeota archaeon genomic region:
- the cmr1 gene encoding type III-B CRISPR module RAMP protein Cmr1, whose amino-acid sequence MIIEIELLAPTYLGGAYQQPEIRPSSIKGLLRFWFRAFYPDFREKEGMFFGDAGIQGMSPFRLRIRSPSKYRICYIGLQPDATQSPSCIQDKARFRGIDYLTFPYQLKDSKRNAISPRQRITFEHIFSERTVKSSMWGGLKLALITSWWGLAALGGIGARSRRGFGSFMITNTESSWKQTKILSAISEKKEVNSWWAGFTRSLSKILKALGTHHSDDFLTIGSGTKIALVGRNNRGFKQWDSALDFFGVELKRFRSGDTRGVDLRPEEKASFGLPIAGKTLTVEGKEHVRGASPLLVNVIRIGGEYYLLVTLTRSPVLPKGEPLVIEKNGRTRDSAIKRKAVEEFFEVFTSDSLKEKTIS is encoded by the coding sequence TTGATTATCGAAATTGAACTACTGGCCCCTACGTACCTCGGTGGTGCATATCAGCAGCCTGAGATTAGACCGTCATCAATCAAAGGGCTACTACGCTTCTGGTTTAGAGCGTTCTATCCTGATTTTCGTGAGAAGGAAGGTATGTTCTTTGGCGATGCAGGAATTCAGGGTATGTCTCCTTTTAGATTGCGGATCCGAAGTCCATCCAAGTATCGGATTTGTTATATTGGATTACAACCCGACGCAACACAATCACCTTCCTGCATCCAAGACAAGGCCCGGTTTCGAGGAATTGATTATCTCACTTTCCCGTATCAACTGAAAGATTCTAAACGAAATGCAATCTCTCCGAGGCAGCGAATTACTTTCGAGCACATTTTCTCAGAGAGAACGGTAAAGTCATCTATGTGGGGCGGGCTCAAATTAGCATTAATTACATCTTGGTGGGGGCTCGCAGCATTAGGAGGTATCGGTGCACGATCTCGACGTGGTTTTGGTTCATTTATGATTACTAACACTGAAAGTTCTTGGAAGCAAACAAAGATTCTATCGGCAATCTCGGAGAAGAAAGAAGTGAATTCTTGGTGGGCAGGATTTACCCGATCATTATCAAAAATTCTTAAAGCATTAGGCACACATCATTCAGATGATTTTCTTACAATTGGCTCAGGCACGAAAATTGCATTAGTTGGTAGAAATAATCGTGGTTTCAAACAGTGGGATTCCGCACTAGACTTTTTTGGGGTCGAACTGAAACGATTTCGAAGTGGAGATACACGTGGTGTTGATTTACGTCCTGAAGAAAAGGCGTCTTTTGGACTACCAATTGCTGGCAAAACTCTTACTGTTGAAGGAAAGGAACATGTACGTGGTGCCTCACCTCTACTTGTCAATGTCATCAGGATTGGTGGTGAATATTACCTTCTTGTAACATTGACTCGCAGTCCGGTTCTCCCTAAAGGTGAACCGCTCGTCATTGAGAAAAATGGACGTACAAGAGACTCTGCTATCAAACGTAAAGCAGTAGAGGAGTTCTTTGAAGTGTTCACATCAGACAGTCTCAAGGAGAAGACGATATCATGA
- a CDS encoding VTT domain-containing protein: protein MQDFLQLVTDLILQGYLGLFIACFIINMIPFLSPSNMVLAGVAALLLPSMSWIAIGIIVAIAATLAKLFHYFVIRGSRVVMSDKRLAALDSERERVDKWGALALFIAAASPVPDDPLIVYVGLTKYSVSKFVGFYFVGKVAVTLAGALIGSTVSNYFESMPIVLASIALTALITGILFKRKTEGEESDMLQDLLEEEIFDSDDDDAGAEVADDDDDGSEVPHNS from the coding sequence GTGCAGGACTTTCTCCAATTAGTGACCGACCTCATTCTTCAAGGATATCTGGGTCTCTTCATCGCCTGTTTTATTATTAATATGATCCCCTTTCTCTCACCAAGCAACATGGTGCTGGCAGGAGTCGCAGCCCTCCTTCTCCCGAGCATGAGCTGGATCGCAATAGGCATCATTGTAGCCATTGCCGCAACGCTTGCAAAACTGTTTCACTATTTTGTCATTCGTGGGTCTCGTGTTGTCATGTCTGATAAGCGTCTGGCAGCCCTTGACTCGGAACGTGAGCGCGTGGACAAGTGGGGGGCTCTTGCACTGTTTATCGCCGCGGCCTCTCCTGTTCCCGATGATCCACTCATAGTCTATGTGGGTCTCACAAAATACAGTGTTTCCAAGTTTGTCGGGTTCTATTTTGTTGGGAAGGTTGCAGTGACCTTGGCTGGAGCCCTTATTGGTTCCACAGTGAGCAACTACTTTGAATCGATGCCCATTGTGCTGGCCTCTATCGCTCTTACTGCATTGATCACGGGCATCCTCTTCAAACGCAAGACCGAAGGCGAGGAGTCGGACATGCTACAGGATCTTCTCGAAGAAGAGATATTTGACTCAGACGACGATGACGCGGGAGCCGAGGTCGCTGACGATGACGATGATGGCAGTGAAGTACCGCACAACTCTTAA
- a CDS encoding inositol-3-phosphate synthase, translating to MDKIKVALIGIGNCASALVQGVEYYRDAKIDDEDLVGLSHPDFGGYHVSEIEFVAAFDVAATKVGHDLAEAIFAQPNNVMHFADVPKTGVTVLKGPPMDGVDDNLRALVKISDARDEDVVKALKESGAEIVINLLPGSSQEATAFYADAALKAGCAFVNATPIPVASNPEWAMKYEEAGLALVGDDLQDQLGSTILHRSILQLLVARGVKVDKSYQLDVGGGAESLDSHYRGRMRKRGVKTNAISQDLPYDAPLVAGSSDYVPFMDNARESYFYIHGRQFGGAPVIIDIRMEITDGPNAGPVLFDVIRGTKLAIKRGVKGTLESLSAYGFKMPPVTTTMYKAERWVEEFLLGKRSS from the coding sequence TTGGATAAGATCAAGGTAGCCCTCATCGGCATTGGAAATTGTGCCAGCGCACTCGTACAGGGTGTGGAATATTACAGGGATGCAAAGATAGATGATGAAGACTTAGTAGGTCTAAGCCATCCTGACTTTGGAGGATATCATGTCAGTGAGATCGAATTTGTTGCAGCATTTGATGTGGCTGCCACGAAGGTTGGCCATGACCTAGCTGAGGCAATATTCGCGCAACCAAATAATGTCATGCATTTTGCAGATGTTCCAAAGACGGGAGTCACAGTACTGAAAGGCCCTCCAATGGATGGTGTAGATGATAATCTCAGAGCGCTCGTCAAAATCTCTGATGCACGTGATGAAGATGTGGTCAAGGCGCTGAAAGAGTCGGGCGCTGAAATTGTGATTAACCTCTTGCCAGGGTCTTCACAGGAGGCAACTGCCTTCTACGCAGATGCTGCTCTCAAAGCAGGATGTGCCTTTGTAAATGCCACCCCGATCCCAGTAGCATCAAATCCCGAGTGGGCGATGAAGTATGAAGAAGCAGGGCTAGCACTTGTGGGAGATGATCTTCAGGACCAGCTCGGCTCAACAATACTGCACAGAAGTATCTTACAGTTACTTGTTGCAAGAGGCGTGAAGGTGGATAAGAGTTACCAGTTGGATGTAGGTGGTGGCGCAGAATCATTAGATTCACATTACAGGGGACGCATGCGTAAACGTGGTGTCAAGACAAATGCCATCAGTCAGGATCTCCCCTATGATGCACCTCTCGTAGCCGGGTCCTCAGACTATGTCCCATTCATGGACAACGCGCGAGAATCATACTTCTATATTCATGGCCGCCAATTCGGTGGTGCGCCGGTCATCATCGACATCCGGATGGAGATTACTGATGGACCTAATGCAGGACCAGTGCTCTTTGATGTGATCCGTGGGACAAAGCTGGCAATCAAAAGAGGAGTGAAAGGCACACTGGAGTCACTATCCGCTTATGGATTCAAGATGCCTCCGGTCACGACAACTATGTACAAGGCTGAACGCTGGGTCGAGGAATTCTTGCTCGGTAAGAGAAGCTCCTGA
- a CDS encoding CpXC domain-containing protein: MPGKSKIEVKCKKCGKVFEAEVIDHVDLHEDRDLIKQVKSGKINRVVCPKCKKVMYLDRSIVINFDPDNLIVIYDPAATTQEARDVIMRNYQGIVSYNEILEEVGQDTEFKILSDKAQLKKLIDKYIKEHNT; encoded by the coding sequence ATGCCCGGAAAAAGCAAGATCGAGGTCAAATGTAAAAAGTGTGGTAAGGTCTTTGAGGCTGAGGTCATTGATCATGTGGATCTCCACGAAGACAGAGATCTCATCAAACAGGTGAAGTCCGGGAAAATAAATCGCGTTGTCTGTCCGAAGTGTAAAAAGGTCATGTATCTTGACCGGAGCATCGTTATCAATTTCGACCCCGACAATCTCATAGTCATTTATGATCCCGCCGCCACTACTCAAGAGGCTCGGGATGTCATCATGCGTAACTATCAGGGTATTGTGAGTTATAATGAGATTCTAGAGGAAGTGGGCCAAGACACTGAGTTCAAGATTCTCAGCGACAAGGCCCAGCTAAAGAAACTGATTGACAAATATATCAAAGAGCACAACACGTGA
- a CDS encoding DUF6293 family protein, with amino-acid sequence MGFHRTQRVDYVIRHFGGNKLVLLHSEDTKDNAEAVKEEIEKAFTVELRPVDPWDYYDVLATALEIVLEHQGWEIRFNPSLGTRVMTAALVMAAAYINAKLYLVIEIQGEEKGVREIEPIKREKLQTPKRKILEKLIEAGGCVESQKDLGSRMELGASSISRHVNMLRDWGYITKDPRTGSEKKGICITKLGRVVLGLSKHWKENDS; translated from the coding sequence ATGGGATTTCATCGAACACAGAGAGTGGACTATGTCATTCGGCATTTTGGGGGGAACAAGCTTGTCCTTCTACATAGTGAAGACACAAAAGATAATGCAGAAGCAGTAAAAGAGGAAATTGAGAAGGCGTTCACAGTCGAACTAAGACCAGTTGATCCGTGGGATTACTATGATGTGCTTGCTACTGCATTAGAAATTGTTCTTGAACATCAAGGGTGGGAGATTAGATTTAACCCTTCATTAGGAACAAGAGTGATGACAGCCGCATTGGTCATGGCTGCGGCGTATATCAACGCAAAACTGTATCTGGTTATTGAGATTCAAGGGGAGGAGAAGGGAGTACGAGAGATTGAACCTATCAAAAGAGAAAAACTCCAAACCCCAAAAAGGAAAATTCTTGAAAAATTGATAGAAGCAGGCGGTTGTGTGGAATCTCAGAAAGATCTTGGATCTCGCATGGAGTTGGGAGCTTCATCAATAAGCCGACACGTAAATATGCTTCGTGACTGGGGATATATCACAAAAGATCCAAGAACTGGATCTGAAAAAAAGGGAATATGTATCACCAAGCTTGGCCGAGTTGTCCTTGGGCTGTCCAAACACTGGAAAGAAAATGACTCCTGA
- a CDS encoding MFS transporter produces MEKLMNRKMIMLWSLYDFATTPVAFAINAMYLPLMIIEAGGSNSTVGILPLITGVVASLWTPIIGALIDRSQHRSVTRKIIVTISVLIAGASIVAMTMMSGLLQIVLLFITMTLGVQTGWTAMNAYLAQEGADTRMGTTSATGVMMGYLGGAIGAGGAVLFEKICNRSIALIFIGAFLIVFGLLSGALLRERTVERERPKALRESLMEGVHVVTSDTSIKAYLIGAVLWGDGVATIVTFASLLVSDVLQIPTEHITLLLAIAVPSALIGAILHGRIGDRFGLVRVQGANLCVWAGGIATLIVLGPLVPDLLVAIVAGLALGGNMAISRALYARIIPEGVEARLFGIAAIFTFFGGSIGPLLTGLIADLPGMSLRTALIVPLLLLIIGMPTLKYIKVNSGPFQGREPTD; encoded by the coding sequence ATGGAAAAACTCATGAACCGGAAAATGATCATGCTTTGGTCATTATACGATTTTGCCACGACACCAGTTGCCTTCGCAATTAATGCCATGTATCTTCCACTAATGATCATCGAGGCCGGAGGGAGTAATTCTACAGTTGGGATATTACCACTGATCACCGGAGTTGTTGCAAGCCTCTGGACACCAATTATTGGCGCACTTATTGATAGAAGTCAACATCGCTCGGTCACGAGAAAAATAATCGTCACCATCTCGGTCTTGATTGCAGGCGCGAGCATCGTAGCCATGACGATGATGAGTGGGCTGTTGCAAATCGTCTTACTGTTCATCACCATGACCTTAGGCGTTCAGACCGGATGGACCGCCATGAATGCATATCTTGCACAAGAGGGGGCGGACACGCGAATGGGCACGACCTCTGCAACAGGCGTGATGATGGGATATCTTGGTGGGGCAATTGGTGCGGGAGGTGCAGTACTTTTCGAAAAGATATGCAACAGATCAATCGCACTTATCTTCATAGGAGCCTTCCTCATTGTCTTTGGCCTACTATCAGGGGCATTGCTTCGTGAACGAACTGTGGAGAGAGAGCGGCCCAAAGCACTCCGTGAGAGCCTCATGGAGGGAGTACACGTGGTCACATCGGACACCTCGATAAAGGCATATCTCATAGGAGCCGTTCTGTGGGGCGATGGAGTAGCCACAATTGTCACATTTGCATCGCTTTTGGTCTCAGATGTGCTTCAGATTCCTACCGAGCATATCACACTACTATTAGCTATCGCAGTACCATCAGCGCTTATAGGGGCCATCCTTCATGGAAGAATAGGAGATCGTTTTGGCCTTGTACGGGTCCAAGGGGCCAACCTCTGTGTATGGGCGGGAGGAATAGCAACACTCATCGTTCTCGGTCCACTTGTCCCAGACCTCTTGGTCGCGATAGTCGCGGGCTTGGCCCTTGGTGGAAATATGGCGATCTCACGGGCACTATATGCGCGAATCATTCCAGAAGGGGTCGAGGCAAGGCTCTTTGGAATCGCAGCCATCTTCACATTTTTCGGAGGCTCGATTGGACCATTGCTTACAGGACTCATTGCGGATCTCCCGGGGATGTCTTTGCGGACCGCATTGATTGTTCCACTCCTCCTCTTGATCATTGGAATGCCCACGCTCAAGTATATTAAAGTAAATAGTGGCCCTTTTCAGGGGAGAGAACCAACTGATTGA
- a CDS encoding winged helix-turn-helix domain-containing protein, whose product MKIGTIDEIVQQLWTELSGEIKHKFDLHVSTNELSIQIIDNDDCDIDSLIATSIVEESIAINRKAHDQYGILKAVIAREVMYNAIPTDFIDTIAADDIAWEYGRQHIDSQHEQIWIDKWKEVNPPRKTSKGYPYKPQESLQVLEKLRGSKGFADLLASVKKMAKYRIIPDFDDWALFLYRYIMNTSAHLKMMECFVIDALMKSSNETIEVISDRLRHSPQWTRKIIKSLKKRDILTEFEYVVLSKIGIRLYNIIIEPPKDSQIDVSFLLRWCPFVYSTAPILTGNGGILATLCIPNNYENIRYLGVLKNKARTYNLDVQIFERFKAATLLNFDDYNHEAGRWDINWGVLQMESEMMQRDDLAIVYPQIHYSSPSEDLELDSLDLKILDLFQRGYKTIRELREQLESRNETIIQHVRKLRALDVIRKFWDVQHIGLVEEVIITSENPEIVHCVSALGLRLPRCNIEYDQKENLLMRVQVPPGGTYGLIRALSGLQPRPKPILVGNRLWGSWNLTNWLDDWNLETGKWMKTKNDTSRWIQSMEQGPKSRTG is encoded by the coding sequence TTGAAAATAGGCACAATCGATGAGATCGTTCAACAGTTGTGGACTGAACTATCAGGAGAAATTAAACACAAGTTTGACCTGCACGTATCAACCAACGAATTATCAATCCAAATTATCGACAATGATGATTGCGATATCGACTCACTGATTGCTACCTCAATCGTTGAAGAAAGTATAGCGATTAACAGAAAAGCACATGATCAATATGGAATCCTTAAAGCCGTCATCGCCAGAGAAGTGATGTACAATGCAATCCCCACCGATTTCATCGATACAATTGCAGCCGACGATATTGCTTGGGAATATGGCCGCCAACATATTGATTCGCAGCATGAACAGATCTGGATTGATAAATGGAAAGAAGTCAATCCACCACGCAAGACCTCAAAGGGATATCCCTACAAGCCTCAAGAATCGCTACAAGTCCTTGAAAAATTACGTGGCTCCAAAGGGTTTGCGGATTTACTCGCCTCAGTTAAAAAAATGGCAAAATATAGAATTATTCCGGATTTTGACGATTGGGCATTGTTTCTCTATAGATATATTATGAATACTTCAGCTCACCTCAAGATGATGGAATGTTTTGTGATTGATGCACTGATGAAGTCTTCTAATGAAACTATCGAAGTGATTTCTGATCGATTAAGACACTCTCCTCAATGGACAAGAAAGATTATCAAATCTCTCAAAAAGCGTGATATCCTCACTGAGTTTGAATATGTGGTGCTCTCTAAAATCGGAATTCGGTTGTACAATATTATCATCGAACCACCTAAAGACTCCCAAATCGATGTTTCGTTTTTACTTAGATGGTGTCCTTTTGTATATTCAACGGCACCAATACTGACGGGAAACGGAGGAATTCTAGCCACATTATGTATTCCAAACAACTATGAAAATATCCGATATCTTGGAGTTCTAAAGAATAAAGCGAGAACTTACAATTTAGATGTCCAGATATTTGAGAGATTTAAGGCTGCTACTCTATTGAACTTTGATGATTACAACCATGAAGCAGGCCGATGGGATATCAACTGGGGAGTGCTTCAAATGGAATCTGAAATGATGCAGCGCGATGACCTAGCAATTGTATATCCACAAATACACTACTCATCACCATCAGAAGATTTAGAACTGGATTCACTCGACCTCAAAATTCTTGACCTGTTTCAGAGAGGATACAAAACCATCCGGGAACTTAGAGAACAACTGGAATCGAGAAATGAAACAATCATCCAGCATGTAAGGAAACTAAGAGCGTTAGATGTGATTCGAAAGTTCTGGGATGTCCAACATATAGGTCTCGTTGAAGAGGTCATTATCACGAGCGAAAATCCAGAAATTGTACATTGTGTATCAGCTCTTGGACTCCGACTGCCGAGATGCAACATTGAATACGATCAGAAGGAGAATTTGCTTATGCGTGTGCAGGTTCCTCCCGGGGGCACGTACGGTCTGATTAGGGCCCTTAGTGGACTGCAACCACGTCCAAAACCAATACTTGTGGGTAACCGATTGTGGGGATCATGGAATCTCACAAATTGGTTGGATGACTGGAATCTAGAGACTGGTAAGTGGATGAAGACAAAAAATGATACCTCTAGATGGATCCAGTCAATGGAACAAGGGCCTAAATCCCGAACAGGATAA
- the cmr1 gene encoding type III-B CRISPR module RAMP protein Cmr1, translating to MDRAIFKLTSVTPTFIAGADQRIIEDNPLRPTSLKGLMRWWFRAIKGGAIYSSSSQEFENVTKEENRIWGSTRAKSKIIIRVKSPKIKKKRNIKEKTRRNKGIKYLTYGIENRPYIDIDSNFELELLYPHSLSAEEKNKIESTIWLLFNLGNVGAKSRKGFGSFMVSETENLNSELEFENPNDCESLVEYLETNIRECFKIFEINEQTTHQTLPAFPIISPNYWKLKIIDQVFESAFDAIDFIGSRIRSFREDPKTLHTRRTRKGKEYSYRTTKDYTAVRAVFQTSGKSASHTHKTPKGSIFGLPHQFQFQSIGKKAIVQGKNTQRRASPLLVKIWKLEQKKYVVGVQLFKSEFISEGELKISNLYDPEQSIFTGVPTFDYLEDFLGTLDGEEIRV from the coding sequence GTGGATAGGGCAATTTTCAAACTCACATCAGTTACACCTACATTTATTGCAGGTGCGGATCAACGAATCATCGAGGATAATCCATTAAGACCAACTAGTTTGAAAGGACTAATGAGATGGTGGTTCAGAGCAATAAAAGGAGGGGCAATTTATTCGTCTAGTTCTCAAGAGTTTGAGAACGTAACGAAAGAAGAAAATCGTATATGGGGATCCACCCGAGCAAAAAGTAAGATTATAATTCGAGTCAAATCACCCAAGATTAAAAAAAAGAGGAATATAAAGGAGAAAACAAGGCGTAATAAAGGTATTAAATATCTCACATATGGAATAGAGAATCGACCGTACATTGATATTGATAGCAATTTCGAATTGGAATTGTTATACCCGCATTCATTATCGGCCGAAGAAAAAAATAAAATCGAATCTACAATATGGTTACTTTTTAATTTGGGAAATGTTGGAGCTAAAAGCAGAAAGGGTTTTGGTAGCTTCATGGTTTCAGAAACAGAGAATCTTAACTCAGAACTCGAATTTGAAAATCCGAACGATTGTGAAAGCTTGGTCGAATATTTAGAAACCAATATTCGAGAATGCTTCAAGATCTTTGAAATAAATGAACAAACTACCCACCAAACACTTCCTGCATTTCCAATAATTTCTCCCAACTACTGGAAATTAAAGATTATAGATCAGGTTTTTGAGAGCGCTTTTGATGCAATTGATTTTATTGGTTCTCGTATTCGATCTTTTAGAGAGGATCCGAAAACATTACATACGCGTAGAACTAGAAAAGGTAAAGAATACAGCTATCGGACTACAAAGGATTATACAGCAGTTAGAGCCGTATTTCAGACATCAGGTAAATCAGCATCACATACACATAAAACACCTAAAGGGTCAATTTTCGGTTTACCACACCAGTTTCAATTCCAATCCATTGGTAAAAAGGCCATAGTACAGGGCAAGAATACTCAAAGAAGAGCCTCACCCCTACTTGTGAAGATATGGAAATTAGAACAGAAAAAATATGTGGTAGGTGTGCAGCTGTTCAAGTCCGAATTCATTTCTGAAGGCGAGCTGAAAATTTCTAATCTGTACGATCCTGAACAATCAATTTTTACTGGGGTACCAACCTTTGATTATTTGGAAGACTTCCTTGGAACATTAGATGGAGAAGAGATCAGAGTATAG